A single region of the Fenollaria sporofastidiosus genome encodes:
- a CDS encoding ATP synthase subunit I, giving the protein MMRNDKDFTFKYIRVAAILALLLSLAILILYGLRKDLLLGLYLGTLISILFFRLMYRNAMKAVEKDAQSSKRFTTNNYYLRLIIYGLILYAAYKIQILILYNCNWLYHD; this is encoded by the coding sequence ATGATGAGAAATGATAAGGATTTTACGTTTAAGTATATAAGAGTAGCAGCAATCTTAGCTTTACTTTTAAGCTTAGCAATTTTAATACTTTATGGCTTAAGAAAGGATTTACTTTTGGGGCTATACTTAGGCACCTTAATAAGTATATTATTCTTTAGGTTAATGTATAGAAATGCTATGAAGGCTGTAGAGAAGGATGCACAATCAAGCAAGAGATTTACTACTAATAATTATTATTTAAGACTCATCATATATGGTTTAATATTATATGCAGCATATAAAATCCAAATTTTAATTTTATACAACTGCAATTGGCTTTACCATGATTAA
- the atpE gene encoding ATP synthase F0 subunit C, with protein sequence MQGISGHDFILGMSALGAGIAMIAGLGPGIGQGIAASKGAEAVGRQPEAKGDIIQTMILGQAVAETTGIYSLVIALILILVKPLV encoded by the coding sequence ATGCAAGGAATTTCAGGTCACGATTTTATTTTAGGTATGTCAGCTTTAGGAGCTGGTATAGCAATGATAGCAGGTTTAGGCCCTGGTATCGGTCAAGGTATTGCAGCAAGTAAGGGTGCTGAAGCAGTAGGTAGACAACCAGAAGCTAAAGGTGATATCATTCAAACAATGATTTTAGGACAAGCTGTTGCCGAAACAACAGGTATTTATTCACTAGTTATTGCCCTAATTCTTATCCTAGTTAAGCCTTTAGTATAG
- a CDS encoding FtsX-like permease family protein: MTYYTYPSATLAFVVLYNLNNVNISERIREVATLRVLGFYPRELTSYIYRDNTSVYIRILLGYAGGIGLTHLILEYITPSNIQLVSNIQWYNYIVSAVLTYLFIFMVMLIVHKS; the protein is encoded by the coding sequence ATTACTTATTATACTTACCCATCAGCAACACTTGCTTTTGTAGTATTATATAATTTAAACAATGTTAACATATCTGAAAGAATCAGAGAGGTTGCAACTTTAAGAGTTTTAGGTTTCTATCCAAGAGAGCTAACAAGCTATATTTACAGAGACAATACTTCTGTCTACATTAGAATTTTACTTGGATATGCAGGAGGTATTGGATTAACGCATCTTATACTTGAATACATCACACCAAGCAATATTCAACTTGTATCAAATATTCAGTGGTATAACTATATAGTCTCAGCAGTTCTAACTTATTTATTTATATTTATGGTTATGCTTATAGTTCATAAAAGTTAA
- a CDS encoding F0F1 ATP synthase subunit delta, with protein sequence MLVLIDAKRFDIISSVIDEFNNLYDIDNNIVNGTIITKTN encoded by the coding sequence TTGCTCGTTTTAATTGATGCCAAAAGATTTGATATCATATCATCAGTAATAGATGAATTTAATAATTTATATGATATTGATAATAATATTGTAAATGGAACGATTATTACTAAAACAAATTAA
- a CDS encoding AtpZ/AtpI family protein encodes MGIDIVSSIVISYLIGYGLDKLFRTNGVFSIVLL; translated from the coding sequence ATAGGCATAGATATAGTATCGAGCATTGTTATTTCGTATCTTATCGGCTATGGACTGGATAAATTATTTAGGACGAATGGCGTATTTTCTATTGTTTTATTATAA
- the atpD gene encoding F0F1 ATP synthase subunit beta encodes MENQNIGKVVQIIGPVLDIRFKQNSLPNLLNAIKIDLNGKPLIAEVSQHIGDDIVRCISMSSTDGLVRGAEALDTGSPIKVPVGDKTLGRLFNVLGENIDEDPKSKYDRYDPIHRQAPTYDEQVTTREVFETGIKVIDLIAPYARGGKIGLFGGAGVGKTVLIQELINNIAKEHGGLSVFAGVGERTREGNDLYYEMKESGVINKTALVFGQMNEPPGARMRVALTGLTMAEYFRDEKHQDVLLFIDNIFRFTQAGSEVSALLGRMPSAVGYQPTLATEMGQLQERITSTKNGSITSVQAVYVPADDLTDPAPATTFTHLDATTVLSRSISELGIYPAVDPLDSTSRILDPQVVGEKHYEVARRVQEILQRYKELQDIIAILGMDELSEDDKLTVARARRIQRFLSQPFSVAEQFTGIEGQYVPIAETIRGFEEILDGKHDDLPESAFLFVGTIDDAVKKAESMRQNND; translated from the coding sequence ATGGAAAATCAAAATATTGGTAAAGTTGTACAAATAATTGGACCGGTTCTTGATATAAGATTTAAACAAAATTCTCTACCTAACCTTCTTAACGCGATTAAAATTGATCTTAATGGAAAGCCTCTTATAGCTGAAGTAAGTCAACACATAGGCGATGACATAGTTAGATGTATTTCAATGTCATCAACTGACGGATTAGTAAGAGGTGCTGAGGCTTTAGATACAGGAAGTCCTATTAAGGTGCCTGTTGGAGATAAAACATTAGGAAGACTATTTAATGTTTTAGGTGAGAATATTGACGAAGATCCTAAGTCTAAATATGATAGATATGACCCAATACACAGACAAGCACCTACTTATGATGAACAAGTCACAACAAGAGAAGTTTTTGAAACTGGTATAAAAGTTATAGACCTTATTGCTCCATATGCAAGAGGTGGTAAGATAGGTCTATTTGGTGGTGCCGGTGTAGGTAAGACAGTATTAATACAAGAGTTAATAAATAATATCGCTAAGGAGCATGGTGGACTTTCTGTTTTTGCGGGAGTTGGAGAAAGAACTAGAGAAGGTAATGACCTTTACTACGAAATGAAAGAGTCTGGAGTAATTAATAAGACTGCACTAGTATTCGGTCAAATGAATGAACCACCAGGAGCAAGAATGAGAGTTGCTTTAACAGGCTTAACTATGGCTGAGTACTTCAGAGATGAAAAACATCAAGACGTGTTGCTATTTATCGATAATATCTTTAGATTTACTCAAGCAGGTTCAGAAGTATCAGCACTACTAGGAAGAATGCCATCGGCTGTAGGTTATCAACCAACACTAGCTACTGAGATGGGTCAATTGCAAGAGAGAATCACATCTACAAAGAATGGATCAATCACATCTGTACAAGCTGTTTATGTTCCTGCCGACGACTTAACAGACCCTGCACCAGCGACAACATTCACACACCTTGATGCGACTACAGTGCTTTCACGTTCGATTTCAGAATTAGGTATATATCCAGCTGTAGATCCACTAGATTCAACATCAAGAATATTGGACCCACAAGTAGTTGGAGAAAAACACTATGAAGTTGCTAGACGTGTTCAAGAGATACTACAAAGATACAAAGAACTTCAAGATATCATCGCAATACTTGGTATGGATGAATTATCTGAAGATGATAAATTAACTGTTGCTAGAGCAAGAAGGATACAAAGATTCTTGTCACAACCGTTCTCAGTTGCAGAGCAATTCACAGGTATAGAGGGTCAATATGTTCCTATAGCTGAAACTATTAGAGGTTTTGAAGAAATACTTGATGGTAAGCACGATGATTTACCAGAATCAGCATTCTTGTTTGTTGGAACAATTGATGATGCTGTTAAAAAAGCTGAGAGTATGAGGCAAAATAATGACTAA
- the atpB gene encoding F0F1 ATP synthase subunit A: MELSISFQIGKNVYSLTPSVINSVIVVMALLVFIFIAYGKIKKTDYKARPSGLVSVLELAVTSIDSLIEQTMGKNREGFSPYILSLMMFLLTSNLMGLFGFKPPTSDLNVTLTLALITFVLIHYNKIKVNGLKDSIKGYFEPIFILFPINIIGDIALPISLSFRLFGNIVSGSLIMALVYAALGFVSNLLTPIVAPWFHIYFDVFSGVLQTFIFAMITMIYIAMGMGQEEN, from the coding sequence ATGGAATTGTCGATAAGCTTTCAGATAGGTAAGAATGTATATTCGTTGACACCAAGCGTTATCAACTCTGTTATAGTTGTCATGGCTTTACTAGTATTTATTTTTATCGCTTATGGAAAGATAAAGAAAACCGACTATAAAGCTAGACCATCTGGACTAGTTAGCGTTCTAGAGCTTGCTGTAACATCAATAGATTCACTAATCGAACAAACTATGGGCAAGAACAGAGAAGGCTTTTCACCATACATTCTTAGCTTGATGATGTTTTTATTGACTTCAAATCTGATGGGTTTATTTGGATTTAAACCTCCAACATCAGATCTAAATGTTACACTCACATTAGCGCTAATAACTTTTGTTTTGATACATTATAACAAGATAAAAGTTAACGGCTTAAAAGATTCCATAAAAGGTTATTTCGAGCCAATCTTTATACTGTTCCCGATAAACATTATTGGTGATATTGCGCTTCCAATATCGCTTTCATTCCGTTTATTTGGTAATATTGTAAGTGGTTCGTTAATTATGGCTCTTGTATATGCTGCGCTAGGCTTTGTAAGTAATTTACTTACACCAATAGTAGCACCATGGTTTCACATCTACTTTGATGTATTCTCAGGTGTGTTGCAAACTTTCATATTCGCAATGATAACAATGATTTACATTGCAATGGGTATGGGACAAGAAGAAAATTAA
- the atpF gene encoding F0F1 ATP synthase subunit B, whose protein sequence is MEGLNVSVDFNLVNMLVQLTATLVLYFILRKFLYYPIKDLLKKRQDYIMKNIEDSEKNNLKSQVALRDYELKLKEAKKEANDIVDQAKKRADDIVNKSVSDAKEESRKIMEKADKELANKKSMAMDELKGDMVNIAILAAEKLIGENISTKKDKDIIEKSIEEVGNGQWKN, encoded by the coding sequence ATGGAAGGCTTAAATGTAAGCGTTGACTTTAATTTAGTCAATATGCTTGTTCAGCTTACAGCCACTCTCGTTTTATATTTCATTTTGCGTAAATTTTTATACTATCCTATAAAAGATTTACTAAAGAAAAGACAAGATTATATAATGAAGAACATTGAAGATAGCGAGAAAAATAATTTGAAGTCTCAAGTAGCATTAAGAGACTATGAGCTTAAATTGAAAGAAGCGAAAAAGGAAGCAAACGATATTGTTGATCAAGCAAAGAAGAGAGCAGATGATATCGTTAATAAGTCTGTTAGTGATGCTAAAGAAGAGTCTAGAAAAATTATGGAGAAAGCTGATAAAGAACTTGCTAATAAAAAGTCAATGGCAATGGATGAATTAAAAGGCGATATGGTAAATATTGCTATTTTAGCTGCAGAAAAACTAATTGGTGAGAATATTAGCACAAAGAAAGACAAGGATATCATAGAAAAGTCTATAGAAGAAGTAGGTAATGGACAATGGAAGAATTAG
- a CDS encoding F0F1 ATP synthase subunit delta, with amino-acid sequence MTASLKAHVKLSNILDETLLGGAIVKIGDKLIDSTLKGQLNELRKELINNSEVSI; translated from the coding sequence TTGACAGCTTCATTAAAAGCACATGTAAAATTAAGCAATATTTTAGATGAGACTTTATTAGGTGGGGCTATTGTTAAAATCGGTGATAAACTTATCGATTCAACATTAAAAGGTCAATTGAATGAATTAAGAAAAGAATTAATAAATAATAGTGAGGTGAGTATCTAA
- a CDS encoding F0F1 ATP synthase subunit epsilon has product MTKLYLKVVTPDKLFFEGDIDMLVARTIEGDVGILLNHSPLVTILDIGRLVIKDGDERKVAACAGGYIDVRNNNITVVSDACEWEDEIDINRAERAKERASRKLEDKDTDTFKAELALKKAINRINVGNKNY; this is encoded by the coding sequence ATGACTAAATTATATCTTAAGGTTGTTACACCTGATAAATTGTTTTTTGAAGGCGATATAGATATGCTTGTCGCTAGAACAATTGAAGGAGACGTAGGAATACTTCTTAATCACTCTCCCTTGGTAACAATACTTGATATTGGTAGACTTGTTATTAAAGATGGAGATGAAAGAAAAGTTGCAGCTTGTGCTGGTGGTTATATTGACGTGAGAAATAACAATATAACTGTTGTATCTGACGCTTGTGAGTGGGAAGATGAGATAGACATCAACAGAGCTGAAAGAGCAAAGGAAAGAGCAAGCAGAAAACTAGAGGACAAAGACACAGATACATTCAAGGCAGAGCTTGCACTTAAGAAGGCAATCAACAGAATTAATGTTGGAAATAAAAATTATTAA
- a CDS encoding M3 family oligoendopeptidase: protein MKWDLSAYYKSFSDPKYKEDYEKILKEIKDLNSFISNNFDDKKKVLLKYVDKANIIDNYAARLFGYVSLNLSENVNNKEALNEKSKLITVRREFIELSVIFDKFLKSIDDINKIIDEEDTLKEYRFILNEGCENAKHSLSDDVEIAVARIKETGSYEWNRLHSNLTSKVTSKVEFSDGDVKEINLPAIRNLQYEDDKDLRRRSFIAEEECYDKIRDSIAMSLSSIKGEVINECELRGYESPLAKTLIDSRFDREILDAMWSSVRKYLPDFVKYFKRKAKLLGYDKLPYYETFAPVGKGSITYTFEEAKDFVIKQYYSFSDKLGDFAKHAFENNWLDTEPREGKVGGAFCSSCSAIKESRVLANFGGTFDSMITFAHELGHAYHGRVIFQEAPINQDYTMPIAETASIFAETITYNAALKDAKNNDEKIFILENIISGAAQTVVDIYSRFLFEDEVFRRRKDGALDADDFDEIMMNTQKEAFKDGLDPEKLNKGMWICKSHYYSSGLGYYNFPYCFGLLFARGLYSI, encoded by the coding sequence ATGAAGTGGGATTTATCCGCATATTACAAATCATTTAGTGATCCTAAGTACAAAGAAGATTATGAGAAAATTTTAAAAGAAATTAAAGATCTAAATTCTTTTATAAGTAATAATTTTGATGATAAAAAGAAAGTTTTACTTAAATATGTAGACAAAGCTAATATCATTGATAATTATGCAGCAAGATTATTTGGATATGTATCGTTAAATTTAAGCGAAAACGTTAACAATAAAGAAGCACTTAATGAAAAGTCTAAACTAATAACTGTTCGCAGAGAGTTTATTGAGCTTAGTGTAATTTTTGACAAATTTTTAAAGAGCATTGATGATATAAACAAGATTATTGATGAAGAGGATACTCTAAAAGAATATAGATTTATATTAAATGAGGGATGTGAAAATGCAAAGCACTCTCTTAGTGATGATGTAGAGATTGCTGTTGCTCGTATAAAAGAAACAGGTTCATACGAGTGGAACAGACTTCATTCTAATTTAACTAGTAAAGTTACAAGCAAAGTAGAATTTTCTGATGGAGATGTAAAGGAAATAAATTTACCAGCAATTAGAAACTTACAATATGAAGACGATAAAGACCTTAGAAGAAGAAGTTTTATAGCCGAAGAAGAGTGCTATGACAAAATTAGAGACTCAATAGCAATGTCACTTAGCTCAATAAAGGGCGAAGTAATAAATGAATGTGAATTAAGAGGATATGAAAGTCCATTAGCAAAAACTCTTATAGATTCAAGATTTGACAGAGAAATTCTTGATGCAATGTGGTCATCAGTTAGAAAGTATTTACCAGATTTTGTTAAGTACTTTAAAAGAAAAGCTAAATTACTTGGCTATGATAAGCTTCCTTACTATGAAACATTTGCTCCAGTAGGTAAGGGCAGTATCACTTATACATTCGAAGAAGCAAAAGACTTCGTTATCAAACAATATTATTCATTCTCAGATAAGTTAGGAGACTTTGCTAAACATGCCTTTGAAAATAATTGGTTAGATACAGAACCTAGAGAAGGTAAAGTGGGCGGCGCTTTCTGCTCAAGCTGCTCAGCTATAAAAGAATCAAGAGTTTTAGCTAACTTTGGTGGCACATTTGATTCAATGATTACCTTTGCACATGAACTAGGTCACGCTTACCACGGAAGAGTTATATTCCAAGAAGCGCCAATCAATCAAGACTATACTATGCCAATAGCAGAGACTGCATCGATATTTGCTGAGACAATAACTTATAACGCTGCACTTAAAGATGCAAAGAACAATGATGAGAAGATATTTATACTTGAAAATATTATATCAGGAGCAGCACAAACAGTTGTTGATATATATTCAAGATTCTTGTTTGAAGATGAAGTGTTTAGAAGAAGAAAAGATGGTGCTTTAGATGCAGATGATTTCGATGAGATTATGATGAATACACAAAAAGAAGCATTTAAAGATGGACTAGATCCAGAAAAGTTAAACAAAGGCATGTGGATATGCAAGTCCCACTACTACAGTAGCGGACTTGGTTATTATAACTTCCCATATTGTTTTGGACTTTTATTTGCAAGAGGCTTATACAGTATATAA
- a CDS encoding F0F1 ATP synthase subunit delta, which produces MEELATTLYAKSMFEASKEDDCLKLVYEELNLIKETIDSNPRLMEVFNHPLLSKMRKGNY; this is translated from the coding sequence ATGGAAGAATTAGCTACTACTTTATATGCAAAGTCTATGTTTGAAGCATCTAAAGAAGATGATTGTCTTAAATTAGTTTATGAGGAGCTAAATTTAATTAAAGAAACTATTGATTCAAATCCTAGATTGATGGAAGTATTTAATCACCCTTTACTATCAAAAATGAGAAAAGGAAATTATTAA